In one window of Maribacter sp. BPC-D8 DNA:
- a CDS encoding rhodanese-related sulfurtransferase, whose product MQLYNTLSAIERAALIEEAGKERLTISFYTYAHIGNTNIFRNHLFINWNDMDVLGRIYVAHEGINAQLSVPAENFNVFKEHLDSISFLENVRLNIAIEQDNLSFLKLKVKVRNKIVADGLEDNSFDVTNKGIHVGAERFNELIEDPDTVLVDMRNHYESEIGHFKNAVTPDVDTFRDSLDIIERDLADHKKDKKLVMYCTGGIRCEKASAYYKHKGFEQVYQLEGGIIEYTRQVEKNYLENKFKGKNFVFDHRRGERISDDVIANCHQCGESCDEHVNCANEACHLLFIQCPSCAEKMNNCCSDGCKEVHELPFEEQKALRKGKVVSNKIFKKGRSEVLKFKK is encoded by the coding sequence ATGCAACTGTACAATACGTTAAGTGCAATAGAAAGAGCAGCTTTAATTGAAGAAGCGGGTAAGGAACGCCTTACTATCTCTTTCTATACCTATGCACACATTGGTAATACCAACATTTTTAGAAACCACCTTTTTATCAACTGGAACGATATGGATGTTCTTGGGCGAATTTATGTTGCCCACGAGGGTATAAATGCTCAGCTTTCTGTGCCAGCTGAAAACTTCAATGTTTTTAAAGAACATCTAGATAGTATTTCTTTTCTAGAGAATGTGCGACTCAATATTGCCATTGAACAAGACAACCTTTCTTTTTTAAAGTTAAAAGTGAAAGTCAGAAATAAGATTGTAGCTGACGGATTAGAAGATAATTCTTTTGATGTCACCAATAAAGGTATTCACGTAGGTGCAGAACGGTTCAATGAACTTATTGAAGATCCAGATACGGTTTTGGTAGATATGCGAAACCATTATGAAAGTGAAATAGGGCACTTTAAAAATGCCGTAACACCCGATGTTGATACGTTTAGAGATTCATTAGATATTATTGAACGCGATTTAGCAGATCATAAAAAGGATAAGAAACTGGTAATGTATTGTACTGGCGGAATTCGTTGCGAAAAAGCCAGTGCTTATTACAAGCACAAAGGTTTTGAGCAGGTATATCAACTAGAAGGCGGAATCATTGAATACACCCGACAAGTAGAGAAAAACTATCTTGAAAATAAATTCAAGGGTAAGAATTTTGTTTTTGATCACAGAAGGGGAGAGCGTATTAGTGATGACGTTATTGCCAACTGCCATCAATGTGGCGAGTCTTGCGATGAACATGTAAATTGTGCTAATGAAGCTTGTCATTTATTATTTATTCAATGCCCATCTTGTGCAGAAAAAATGAATAATTGCTGTTCAGACGGTTGTAAAGAAGTGCATGAATTACCTTTTGAAGAACAAAAAGCGTTGAGAAAAGGTAAGGTTGTAAGCAATAAGATATTTAAAAAAGGCCGATCAGAAGTGCTGAAGTTTAAAAAGTAG
- the recA gene encoding recombinase RecA: protein MSSEKEAKLKALKLTLDKMDKTYGKGAVMKLGDSVVADVEVIPSGSLGLDIALGVGGYPRGRVVEIYGPESSGKTTLTLHAIAEAQKKGGIAAFIDAEHAFDRFYAQKLGVDIDNLIISQPDNGEQGLEIADNLIRSGAIDIVVIDSVAALTPKSEIEGEMGDSKMGLHARLMSQALRKLTGSISKTNCTVIFINQLREKIGVMFGNPETTTGGNALKFYASVRLDIRRSTQIKDTDGNVQGNKTRVKVVKNKVAPPFRTTEFDIMYGEGISKVGEVIDLGVEYEIIKKSGSWFSYGDTKLGQGRDAVKNILLDNPELFEELDGKIREAIAALNA from the coding sequence ATGAGTTCTGAAAAAGAAGCAAAATTAAAAGCATTAAAGTTGACCCTTGACAAAATGGATAAGACCTATGGTAAGGGCGCTGTAATGAAATTGGGAGATAGTGTTGTTGCAGATGTTGAAGTGATACCTTCTGGCTCATTAGGTTTAGATATTGCCTTAGGCGTAGGGGGTTACCCAAGAGGTCGTGTAGTTGAAATATACGGACCAGAATCTTCAGGTAAAACAACCTTGACTTTACACGCTATAGCAGAAGCACAAAAAAAAGGAGGTATTGCTGCATTTATTGATGCTGAGCATGCTTTTGACCGTTTTTACGCTCAAAAACTTGGTGTTGATATAGATAACCTAATTATTTCTCAACCAGATAACGGTGAGCAAGGATTAGAGATTGCAGATAACTTAATTCGTTCTGGAGCAATCGATATTGTAGTAATAGATTCAGTTGCAGCATTGACACCAAAAAGTGAAATTGAAGGTGAAATGGGAGATTCTAAAATGGGACTTCACGCACGTTTAATGTCACAAGCACTTAGAAAACTAACCGGTTCTATCAGTAAAACAAATTGTACTGTTATATTCATTAACCAATTACGTGAAAAAATTGGTGTAATGTTCGGTAACCCAGAAACTACTACCGGTGGTAATGCACTTAAATTTTACGCATCTGTTCGTTTAGATATTAGAAGATCTACACAAATAAAAGATACCGATGGTAATGTTCAAGGTAACAAGACCAGAGTTAAAGTTGTTAAGAATAAAGTTGCACCACCTTTCCGTACCACTGAATTTGATATTATGTATGGTGAAGGTATTTCTAAAGTTGGTGAAGTTATCGACCTAGGGGTTGAATACGAAATTATAAAAAAGAGCGGATCATGGTTTAGCTATGGCGACACAAAATTAGGTCAAGGTCGTGATGCGGTTAAAAACATACTTTTAGATAATCCTGAATTATTTGAGGAATTAGATGGTAAAATTAGAGAAGCCATTGCAGCCTTAAATGCTTAA
- a CDS encoding RNA polymerase sigma factor: MSLEELIHNCKKGDRKAQELLYRAYATTLYGICLKYSKSKSQAEDTLHDSFMTIYDKIGQFKNKGSFEGWMKRITVNTALQKYRKQEYLNVVTDNTEEEVTVDNVYDDISLQTLLSYIQELPNKYRATFNLYVMDGYTHKEISELLGTTIGTSKSNLARARALLKEKIETKITQSIVSILIIISTHFL; encoded by the coding sequence GTGAGTCTAGAAGAACTCATACATAATTGCAAAAAAGGAGACCGTAAAGCACAGGAGCTACTATATAGAGCCTATGCCACAACTCTCTATGGTATATGCCTAAAATATTCCAAATCCAAATCGCAGGCAGAAGATACCCTACATGATAGTTTTATGACCATTTATGATAAAATAGGTCAGTTTAAAAACAAAGGTTCTTTTGAAGGTTGGATGAAAAGAATTACCGTGAATACTGCGCTGCAAAAATATAGAAAGCAAGAATACCTTAATGTAGTTACCGATAATACCGAAGAAGAAGTTACCGTAGATAACGTCTATGATGACATCAGCTTGCAAACGTTACTAAGCTACATTCAAGAATTACCTAATAAATACCGCGCTACATTTAATTTATATGTAATGGATGGCTACACACATAAAGAAATTAGTGAACTTTTAGGCACCACCATTGGTACCTCAAAATCTAATCTTGCTAGGGCACGCGCATTATTAAAAGAAAAAATAGAAACTAAGATCACGCAATCAATTGTAAGTATCTTAATTATAATATCAACACACTTTTTATAA
- a CDS encoding outer membrane beta-barrel protein, producing MQKKNIDEFFRDKLSDFKQTPDNKVWRAIDASLNKRKKKRIIPLWWSFGGIAAAIMIGLLVFNPFTEEHTTKEILVDTENESKTIIDIQPTTETEIFIDSIDTTTNAVVEQNIASDSEINGTENKALNNQQESNKIAAQKTKNSYNKNIEPEKDAIAEYNKNASENSNSTNEALLAQNRLTKGVGSSDSKNTSISNQNTEESIATTNKDSDTHLDYNLSKSENTIAENSNIEEVTEELESNKKSIFEEIEDQEELKKKKVASNRWSAGPNVAPVYFNAIGEGSPVNSIFSPNAKSGNVNMSYGVSVAYAVTKKLTIRSGINKVDYGYDTEDVAFSSSSILASNTGQLSTIDYAETSNTLTISSKIVTSDKFSTISSALDVTAKSPSRDGYMSQQFGYLELPVELNYALIDKKFGINLIGGVSSLFLIDNAVSLTSGELTTEIGEANNINDLNFSANMGLGLNYNFSQKVKFNIEPIFKYQLNTFSDVNGTFRPYSVGVYSGLTFQF from the coding sequence ATGCAGAAGAAGAATATAGACGAATTTTTCCGAGATAAGCTGTCGGATTTCAAGCAAACACCAGACAATAAAGTCTGGCGTGCGATTGATGCGTCATTGAACAAAAGAAAAAAGAAAAGGATCATACCTTTATGGTGGTCATTTGGGGGTATTGCTGCCGCTATAATGATTGGTTTATTAGTTTTTAATCCGTTTACAGAAGAACATACTACCAAGGAAATTCTGGTGGACACTGAAAATGAATCAAAAACCATCATTGATATACAACCAACTACCGAAACTGAAATTTTCATTGATTCCATAGACACGACTACCAATGCTGTGGTTGAACAAAATATAGCTAGTGACAGCGAAATAAACGGTACTGAAAACAAGGCACTGAACAATCAGCAAGAATCTAATAAGATTGCTGCTCAAAAGACTAAAAACAGTTACAACAAGAATATTGAACCTGAGAAAGATGCTATAGCTGAATACAATAAAAATGCTTCAGAAAATAGCAATTCTACGAATGAGGCCTTACTTGCACAAAATAGACTGACAAAAGGTGTTGGCTCTAGTGATTCAAAAAACACATCCATCAGCAATCAGAACACCGAAGAATCAATCGCTACCACAAACAAAGATTCAGATACTCATTTAGATTATAATCTTTCAAAATCAGAAAACACGATAGCTGAAAATAGCAATATTGAAGAAGTTACCGAAGAACTTGAATCGAACAAGAAATCTATTTTTGAGGAGATTGAAGATCAAGAAGAGCTAAAAAAGAAAAAGGTAGCTAGTAATAGATGGTCTGCTGGCCCAAATGTTGCACCCGTATATTTTAATGCCATTGGCGAAGGCTCTCCGGTAAATTCAATTTTTAGTCCTAATGCAAAATCAGGAAATGTAAATATGAGTTACGGAGTTTCGGTAGCATATGCAGTCACCAAAAAATTGACGATACGTTCGGGGATCAATAAGGTAGATTATGGTTATGACACTGAAGATGTTGCTTTTTCATCTTCCTCAATTCTTGCTTCTAATACTGGTCAATTAAGCACTATTGATTATGCAGAAACATCTAACACACTTACCATTTCGAGTAAAATAGTTACATCAGACAAATTCAGCACCATAAGTTCGGCTTTAGATGTTACAGCAAAAAGTCCATCAAGAGATGGCTATATGTCGCAACAGTTCGGTTATCTTGAATTACCTGTTGAATTAAATTACGCGCTTATAGATAAGAAATTCGGCATCAACCTTATTGGTGGTGTAAGCTCTTTATTTTTAATAGACAATGCCGTATCCTTGACTTCTGGTGAACTGACCACTGAAATAGGAGAGGCAAATAATATTAACGACCTAAATTTTAGCGCCAATATGGGTCTTGGACTTAATTACAACTTTTCTCAAAAAGTCAAGTTTAATATTGAGCCTATTTTTAAATACCAACTGAATACCTTTTCTGATGTAAATGGTACTTTTAGACCATATTCAGTTGGGGTTTATAGCGGACTTACTTTTCAGTTTTAA
- a CDS encoding lysophospholipid acyltransferase family protein, giving the protein MLKLVKQTGQTIYRIWFYILVAIPILLFFPFLVLFASREAWYPQFFWMARNLWARFILYGMFCFPKIKYEQRLVKVKSYMLVANHTSMLDIMLMLVVSRNPFVFVGKKELVKIPLFGFFYKRVCIMVDRDNTQSRTGVYRRAQRRLQQGLSICIFPEGGVPEEHVLLDKFKDGAFKMAIAHKIPVVPMTFYDNKKRFSFTFLSGGPGKCRAKVHSFVETHSIRPEDTAELRTSVRETILNDLVKNS; this is encoded by the coding sequence ATGCTTAAATTGGTTAAACAAACCGGTCAAACGATATACCGTATTTGGTTTTATATTCTAGTGGCCATTCCTATTCTACTCTTTTTTCCATTCCTTGTTCTTTTTGCCTCAAGAGAAGCGTGGTATCCGCAATTTTTTTGGATGGCCAGAAACCTATGGGCTAGATTTATACTGTATGGTATGTTTTGCTTTCCGAAAATAAAATATGAACAACGTTTAGTGAAAGTAAAGAGTTATATGTTGGTGGCAAACCACACGAGTATGTTAGATATTATGTTGATGCTCGTAGTAAGTAGAAATCCTTTTGTATTTGTAGGCAAGAAGGAGTTAGTTAAAATTCCTTTATTCGGATTCTTCTATAAACGGGTATGTATAATGGTAGATAGAGACAATACTCAAAGTAGAACTGGTGTGTATAGAAGGGCTCAAAGAAGGTTGCAACAGGGGTTAAGTATTTGTATTTTTCCTGAAGGTGGTGTACCAGAAGAACATGTATTGTTAGATAAATTTAAAGATGGAGCTTTTAAAATGGCCATTGCCCATAAAATACCAGTAGTACCCATGACCTTTTATGATAATAAGAAAAGATTCTCTTTTACATTTTTAAGTGGAGGACCAGGTAAATGCAGGGCTAAAGTGCATTCATTTGTTGAAACCCATTCAATACGACCAGAAGATACGGCAGAGCTTAGAACAAGTGTTAGAGAAACGATACTTAATGACTTGGTTAAGAATAGTTAG
- the trpS gene encoding tryptophan--tRNA ligase has protein sequence MARILTGIQSTGTPHLGNILGAIKPAIDMANDPSNESFLFIADMHSLTQIKNGAELRHNTYAVAATWLAFGLDIENTVFYRQSDVPQTTELSWYLSCFFPYQRLTLAHSFKDKADRLDDVNAGLFTYPMLMAADILLYDADIVPVGKDQMQHIEMTRDVASRFHAQLGETFVIPEGKVQEETMYIPGTDGAKMSKSKGNLISLFQTDKKLRKQIMGIQTDSIPMEDPKDPTNDNIFGLYKLLASQPQIEEMSANYLAGNYGYGHAKQALYEVIVNKFEEPREKFEYYMNHLNEIDDALALGAEKARKVADGVLERVREKLGY, from the coding sequence ATGGCAAGAATTTTAACAGGTATTCAAAGTACAGGAACACCACATTTAGGAAATATTCTAGGAGCGATAAAGCCTGCAATAGATATGGCCAACGACCCATCTAACGAATCTTTTCTTTTTATTGCAGACATGCATTCATTAACTCAGATTAAAAATGGTGCAGAACTACGTCATAACACCTATGCAGTTGCTGCAACTTGGCTTGCCTTTGGATTGGATATTGAAAATACCGTTTTTTATAGACAGAGCGATGTACCACAAACTACAGAGCTATCTTGGTACTTAAGCTGTTTTTTTCCGTACCAGCGTTTAACACTTGCTCATTCTTTTAAAGATAAGGCTGACAGATTAGACGATGTAAATGCCGGACTCTTCACCTACCCAATGCTAATGGCTGCAGATATTCTATTATATGATGCAGATATTGTACCTGTTGGTAAAGACCAAATGCAACACATAGAAATGACACGCGATGTTGCTTCTCGTTTTCATGCACAATTAGGTGAAACTTTTGTAATACCAGAAGGCAAGGTTCAAGAAGAAACTATGTACATACCAGGTACCGATGGTGCTAAAATGAGTAAGAGTAAGGGTAATTTAATTAGTCTTTTTCAGACGGATAAAAAATTACGTAAACAAATAATGGGAATACAAACAGATAGTATCCCTATGGAAGATCCAAAAGACCCTACAAATGATAATATATTCGGGCTATACAAACTACTAGCTAGCCAGCCTCAAATTGAAGAAATGAGCGCCAACTACCTAGCCGGAAATTATGGATACGGTCATGCAAAACAAGCCCTTTATGAAGTGATTGTAAATAAGTTTGAAGAACCTCGTGAGAAGTTCGAATACTACATGAACCACCTAAACGAGATTGATGATGCTTTGGCTTTAGGCGCTGAAAAAGCAAGAAAAGTAGCGGACGGCGTATTAGAAAGAGTTCGTGAAAAGTTGGGATATTAA
- the dprA gene encoding DNA-processing protein DprA has product MKTTQHTADELVAILRLQHVPNIGDILAKKLISHCGSPSAIFEDKKQNLLKIDGIGAHTIRHLFDLEHLEAAESEYNYVLKNDISCTYFLDEDYPKYLKHCIDGPILLFQKGNIDLQNRKLISVVGTRNITSYGMAFCEQFIEEVAPLDPVIISGFAYGVDICIQREAVKHGLQTVGCLAHGLNQIYPKVHAKYQADVLKNGGFYTEFWSTSNPERENFLKRNRIIAGVSEATVVVESAEKGGSLVTADIANSYNRDVFAVPGRTTDKYSLGCNNLIKQQKAHVMTSAADLIYLLDWDIAEKQNKTIQRQLFIELDEIEQNIYTYLQNNGKQILDSIALDCKLPIYRTSSTLLNMEMKGVIRPLPGKLFEAI; this is encoded by the coding sequence ATGAAAACTACACAACATACTGCTGATGAACTTGTTGCGATACTTCGGTTACAACATGTTCCAAATATAGGAGATATCCTCGCGAAGAAATTAATTTCACATTGTGGGAGTCCATCCGCTATTTTCGAAGATAAAAAGCAAAATCTTCTAAAAATCGATGGTATCGGCGCCCATACGATCAGACATTTATTTGACTTAGAACATTTAGAAGCTGCCGAGTCAGAATATAATTATGTGCTCAAAAACGATATTAGCTGCACTTATTTTTTAGATGAAGATTATCCTAAATATTTAAAACATTGTATTGACGGACCTATTCTTTTATTTCAGAAAGGAAATATCGATTTACAGAATCGTAAATTGATTAGTGTTGTGGGTACCCGTAATATTACGAGCTACGGAATGGCTTTTTGTGAACAGTTTATTGAGGAAGTAGCTCCGCTAGATCCAGTCATTATTAGTGGTTTTGCATACGGAGTAGATATTTGTATTCAGCGGGAAGCCGTAAAACATGGTTTGCAAACTGTAGGATGCTTAGCGCACGGTCTAAATCAAATTTACCCAAAAGTACATGCCAAGTATCAAGCTGATGTTTTAAAGAATGGTGGATTCTACACCGAATTCTGGAGTACCAGTAACCCCGAACGCGAAAACTTTTTAAAACGAAACCGAATAATTGCTGGCGTAAGTGAAGCTACTGTTGTTGTGGAATCTGCCGAAAAAGGCGGAAGCCTAGTAACCGCAGATATTGCCAATAGTTATAATAGAGATGTTTTTGCCGTACCTGGTAGAACAACTGATAAATATAGTTTGGGCTGCAATAATCTAATTAAGCAGCAAAAAGCACATGTAATGACTTCCGCTGCAGATTTAATTTATCTGCTAGATTGGGATATAGCAGAGAAACAAAATAAGACCATTCAGAGACAGCTTTTTATTGAATTAGATGAGATTGAACAAAATATTTACACTTATTTACAGAATAACGGCAAGCAAATTCTAGATAGTATAGCTTTAGATTGTAAACTGCCAATTTATAGAACATCTTCTACCTTATTGAATATGGAAATGAAAGGCGTAATACGGCCTTTGCCAGGTAAATTGTTTGAGGCAATCTGA
- a CDS encoding SPOR domain-containing protein has translation MVLEHYISDLLYRYNCVVVPGFGAFLTQKNSAKINVVTNTFSAPNKSIVFNRQLISNDGLLVSYVSNAEKVSYETALVEIEKQVKTWQEVLIQETSLHLKNIGSLARNHEDKILFQPANETNYLTSSFGLSNFNSIPVTREILKEEVVEIEEKTPFVISPERRETKGFRPYLKYAAILMLAFSTGVTGYRAYQQKNTNEQVARQDAEEFVNKQIQEATFFDLSPLELPTVTVEATTTSKLAINKDEATHFIVAGAFRVRGNADRKIEQLKANGFNAGYYGTNAYGLHMVTFDSYTNANDALKALREIKSTQSKDAWLLTEK, from the coding sequence ATGGTTTTAGAACACTATATAAGCGATTTACTTTATAGGTACAACTGTGTTGTTGTTCCTGGATTTGGAGCATTCCTTACCCAAAAAAATTCTGCCAAAATAAACGTGGTTACCAATACGTTTAGCGCACCAAATAAATCTATTGTTTTCAATAGACAGCTAATCTCAAATGATGGGCTTTTGGTTTCTTATGTATCAAATGCAGAGAAGGTTTCTTATGAAACAGCATTGGTTGAAATTGAAAAACAAGTGAAAACTTGGCAAGAAGTCTTGATTCAAGAAACTTCTTTACACCTTAAAAATATCGGTTCTTTAGCTAGAAACCATGAAGACAAAATATTGTTTCAACCTGCAAATGAAACAAACTATTTAACCTCTTCATTCGGACTTTCTAATTTTAACTCTATACCTGTAACTAGAGAAATTTTAAAAGAAGAAGTTGTAGAAATAGAAGAAAAAACCCCGTTCGTTATTAGTCCTGAGCGTAGAGAAACTAAAGGTTTTAGACCTTATTTAAAATATGCTGCTATTCTAATGCTAGCATTTTCTACAGGCGTAACCGGTTATCGTGCATACCAACAAAAAAATACAAACGAACAAGTTGCAAGACAAGATGCTGAAGAGTTTGTAAACAAGCAAATACAAGAAGCTACCTTCTTCGACCTTTCGCCATTAGAATTACCAACGGTTACCGTTGAAGCTACTACAACTTCAAAACTAGCTATAAACAAAGATGAGGCAACGCACTTTATTGTTGCCGGCGCTTTTAGAGTTAGAGGTAATGCCGATAGAAAAATCGAACAGCTTAAGGCAAACGGTTTTAATGCAGGTTATTATGGCACGAATGCTTACGGACTTCACATGGTAACTTTTGATAGTTATACCAATGCAAACGATGCTTTAAAAGCATTGCGTGAAATTAAAAGTACGCAGTCTAAAGATGCTTGGTTATTAACCGAAAAATAA
- a CDS encoding acyl-CoA thioesterase → MEAKTPAASRTTMTDLVLPSETNALQNLFGGELLARMDRAASIAAGRHSRRITVTASVNHVAFNLAIPLGSVVTVEAAVSRAYNTSMEVYIDVWIEDRYSGKSTKANEAIYTFVAVDETGTPTEVPELTPETPLEITRFEGALRRKQLSLVLAGKMTPDNATELKALFTK, encoded by the coding sequence ATGGAAGCAAAGACTCCTGCAGCATCTCGTACAACAATGACCGATTTGGTGCTCCCAAGTGAGACCAACGCACTTCAAAATTTATTTGGGGGCGAACTATTGGCCCGTATGGATCGTGCAGCTAGTATTGCTGCCGGTAGACATAGCCGTAGAATTACTGTTACCGCTTCTGTAAACCATGTAGCTTTTAACTTGGCAATACCACTTGGTAGTGTAGTTACTGTCGAAGCAGCTGTTTCTAGAGCCTATAACACCTCTATGGAGGTCTATATAGATGTTTGGATAGAAGACCGCTACAGTGGCAAGAGTACTAAGGCAAATGAAGCTATTTATACCTTTGTAGCTGTTGATGAAACAGGCACGCCAACTGAAGTACCAGAATTAACGCCGGAAACTCCCCTAGAGATTACCCGTTTTGAAGGCGCACTTCGTAGAAAACAATTAAGTTTAGTATTGGCGGGTAAAATGACGCCTGACAATGCAACAGAACTTAAAGCTTTGTTTACGAAGTAA
- a CDS encoding CPBP family intramembrane glutamic endopeptidase encodes MKLNSIASILIIPFSEEFFFRNYIQKGLQEKYSPILSIFITSFLFGIIHLTDFIYNDGMLELNFYKTFAAFFLGIITGLLFFKSKSVGPPILLHIVWNLTIYSTLT; translated from the coding sequence ATGAAATTGAACTCGATTGCATCTATCCTAATCATTCCTTTTTCTGAGGAATTTTTCTTTAGAAACTATATACAAAAAGGGCTTCAAGAAAAATATTCGCCCATACTTTCGATTTTTATTACATCTTTTCTTTTCGGCATAATACATCTAACTGACTTCATCTACAATGATGGTATGTTAGAGCTCAATTTTTATAAGACTTTTGCGGCATTCTTTTTGGGAATCATAACTGGATTACTGTTTTTCAAATCAAAATCAGTAGGACCACCTATATTGCTTCATATTGTATGGAACCTGACAATTTATAGTACATTAACGTAA
- a CDS encoding murein hydrolase activator EnvC family protein, giving the protein MLFKLKYGLFLLVLFTTVSAFAQTSEQKALEEKREQLQTEIRDINRLLFAEKKEKGNVLDQMEALDKKITVRQQLIRVTNQQSNLLNRQINTNIRNIGKLKNELQEVKDEYAKMIQKSYQNKSKQNRLMFLLSSESFFQGFKRLQYMKQYTDYRKEQGAQILTKTEELSRLNSDLNEERKVKEVLLAQNKKAKNQLFGEIQTQKALLGTIRKNESKYTSAIDKKKKESRKIDQQIEKLIRSAIAASNKKTGSTTKNSSKFVLTPEATVIANNFSANKGKLIWPVEKGIKSQGFGVYADPVYPGIKHQSNGVIIATDEGSKARAIFEGEVIAILAVPGGNKGVQIKHGNFISTYYNLSELYVKKGDKVTSKEELGVVYTNKNNGQTRLKFYLYQDTSRLNPEDWVYRL; this is encoded by the coding sequence ATGTTGTTCAAATTAAAATATGGTCTTTTCCTATTAGTGTTGTTCACTACGGTATCCGCTTTTGCACAAACTAGTGAGCAAAAAGCCTTAGAGGAAAAACGCGAGCAGCTGCAAACTGAAATACGCGATATCAACCGATTACTTTTTGCCGAGAAAAAAGAGAAAGGTAATGTCTTGGATCAGATGGAGGCGTTGGATAAAAAGATTACCGTACGCCAACAATTAATTCGTGTTACCAATCAACAATCAAATTTGTTGAACAGGCAAATCAATACCAATATTAGAAATATAGGTAAACTAAAGAACGAACTGCAAGAGGTAAAGGACGAGTATGCTAAAATGATTCAGAAGTCATATCAGAACAAATCAAAACAGAATAGATTAATGTTCTTGTTGTCTTCAGAAAGCTTCTTTCAGGGATTTAAAAGGCTTCAGTATATGAAGCAATATACTGACTATAGAAAAGAGCAGGGAGCGCAGATATTGACTAAAACCGAAGAGCTTTCGCGTTTAAATTCAGATTTGAATGAAGAGCGTAAAGTAAAAGAGGTGTTACTGGCTCAAAACAAAAAGGCGAAAAATCAATTATTTGGTGAAATACAGACTCAAAAAGCATTATTAGGTACTATTCGTAAGAATGAGAGTAAGTATACCAGTGCTATTGATAAGAAGAAGAAAGAATCTAGAAAAATAGATCAGCAAATTGAAAAACTGATCAGAAGTGCTATTGCTGCTTCCAATAAAAAAACAGGAAGTACTACCAAAAATTCTAGCAAGTTCGTGTTAACTCCGGAAGCTACTGTTATCGCAAATAACTTTTCTGCAAATAAAGGTAAATTAATTTGGCCTGTAGAAAAGGGAATAAAAAGTCAAGGATTCGGAGTCTATGCCGATCCTGTTTATCCGGGAATAAAGCACCAAAGTAACGGAGTAATCATTGCTACTGATGAGGGCTCAAAAGCGCGTGCCATTTTTGAAGGGGAAGTCATTGCTATTTTGGCTGTACCAGGTGGTAATAAAGGGGTGCAGATTAAACACGGTAATTTCATTAGTACCTATTATAACCTTTCTGAGCTATATGTCAAAAAAGGAGATAAAGTAACTAGTAAGGAAGAGCTTGGTGTTGTTTATACTAATAAGAACAATGGTCAAACCCGATTAAAATTCTACTTATACCAAGATACCTCACGTCTTAACCCAGAAGATTGGGTGTATCGTCTTTAA